Proteins encoded in a region of the Syngnathus typhle isolate RoL2023-S1 ecotype Sweden linkage group LG20, RoL_Styp_1.0, whole genome shotgun sequence genome:
- the LOC133144736 gene encoding zinc finger protein 516-like, giving the protein MEAKAPPKDSETEEDGASGHACGVCGRSFPLLSSLSQHMRRHTREKPYKCPYCDHRTAQKGTLKAHVRSHKLGLLGLGERQEEAVIADTLEMVRKKGSKKKEKDLEAEGWDAGPFSCSVCGQDFPQAPLLKSHMKRHRAGQDHGCRICGRRFRQAWFLQSHMRIHRVKAQLRGAKEDEPPATINGVPQDSAALANDECLYELCGNCGHFFADGDTLRAHESLHSHSARQDPEAGQLTKNRFLESLHLARVAPKEAQAERNPGRRIPELDPVCSYQAWQLATRGRPAELAERCLGWEEGLAEAAYDPVKSEYVPGKSEKKRKATDVAASSAKKKKGDAGPEQADEAAWDKKSLQKDRILLNGLGRAFYEAMQHRASKDKTREQEDAKPLSREHCDFHAADAASLLTSRAASQNLSKGSRYVDYLRKRSALLCQPYWNPYPGLPGELSIKSEKLNDGEAQTPSDVCALLNLSTPADTKGTEPAQNEALPKHRCPYCSHATCYPEVLWIHQRVSHRVGNASSAAPKWAPCSNGARGPKGSRWRRTGAPPFLEGKDCPMLPAPRSGRTQAPAGSGTKQPPAKSQSDAGSKPQGKDAKTPDSRGRAKSEQKRSADGVGKASSSGRTAAVGHFPKEGLGFMLSHGGGTSSKSDGQQHPERVPCPRPKAADDLWAAVSMQGHRAYFAPLLYAQAKSNIAAAAADRPAEFEATSLLKSYGPHELAALYQHWGFVDPRVDPRAMLRLNGHFVNEVHSSSDASKQVSGRSTSAS; this is encoded by the exons ATGGAGGCCAAAGCGCCACCGAAAGACTCCGAGACGGAGGAAGACGGCGCTTCGGGGCACGCCTGCGGCGTGTGCGGCCGCAGCTTCCCGCTCCTCAGCTCGCTGTCGCAGCACATGAGGCGGCACACCCGCGAGAAGCCGTACAAATGCCCCTACTGCGACCACCGGACGGCGCAGAAGGGAACCCTCAAGGCGCATGTCCGGAGCCACAAGCTTGGCCTGTTGGGCTTGGGCGAGCGGCAGGAGGAAGCCGTGATAGCCGACACTCTGGAgatggtgaggaagaaagggagcaagaaaaaggagaaagacCTCGAGGCGGAGGGATGGGACGCGGGGCCCTTTTCCTGCAGCGTCTGCGGCCAAGACTTCCCCCAGGCGCCGCTACTCAAGTCGCACATGAAGCGGCACCGGGCCGGCCAGGACCACGGCTGTCGCATTTGCGGGCGCCGCTTCCGCCAGGCGTGGTTCCTGCAGAGCCACATGCGCATCCACCGGGTCAAAGCGCAGCTGCGGGGCGCTAAAGAGGACGAGCCGCCCGCCACCATCAACGGCGTGCCCCAGGACAGCGCCGCCTTGGCCAACGACGAGTGCCTCTACGAGCTGTGCGGTAACTGCGGACACTTTTTTGCCGACGGCGATACCTTGCGCGCGCACGAAAGCTTACACAGTCACAGCGCCCGGCAAGATCCGGAAGCCGGGCAGCTGACGAAGAACCGTTTTCTGGAAAGCCTCCACCTGGCCCGTGTCGCACCAAAAGAAGCCCAGGCGGAGAGAAATCCAGGCCGGAGAATACCCGAGTTGGATCCGGTGTGCAGCTATCAGGCTTGGCAGTTAGCCACAAGGGGGCGACCGGCAGAATTAGCCGAGCGGTGTCTCGGCTGGGAGGAGGGACTCGCCGAGGCGGCGTACGACCCGGTCAAGAGCGAATACGTCCCCGGCAAGTCGGAAAAGAAGAGAAAGGCCACCGACGTGGCCGCTTCCAGcgccaaaaagaaaaagggcgaCGCGGGCCCGGAGCAAGCGGATGAGGCCGCCTGGGACAAGAAGAGCTTGCAGAAAGACCGCATCTTGCTCAACGGACTCGGGCGCGCCTTTTACGAGGCCATGCAACACAGAGCCAGCAAAGACAAGACTCGGGAGCAAGAAG ATGCAAAGCCCCTGTCGCGCGAGCACTGTGACTTCCACGCTGCGGACGCCGCCTCGCTTCTCACGTCTCGCGCGGCGAGCCAGAATCTTAGCAAAGGCTCCAGGTATGTGGACTACCTCAGGAAAAGAAGCGCGCTGCTTTGTCAGCCTTATTGGAACCCCTACCCCGGTTTGCCTGGAGAGCTGAGCATCAAATCGGAAAAGTTGAACGACGGCGAGGCCCAAACGCCCAGCGATGTTTGCGCTCTTCTGAATTTGTCAACACCGGCGGACACTAAAGGCACGGAACCAGCGCAAAACGAAGCGCTGCCGAAGCACCGGTGTCCGTATTGTTCCCACGCCACCTGTTACCCCGAGGTGCTGTGGATCCATCAGCGGGTGTCGCACAGGGTGGGCAACGCAAGCTCGGCGGCCCCCAAGTGGGCACCGTGCTCTAACGGCGCCCGGGGTCCAAAGGGCTCGCGGTGGAGACGCACGGGAGCTCCGCCGTTCCTGGAAGGGAAAGACTGCCCGATGTTGCCCGCGCCCAGAAGCGGGCGCACGCAAGCGCCAGCTGGCAGCGGCACCAAGCAGCCGCCCGCTAAGAGCCAATCGGACGCGGGGTCCAAACCTCAGGGAAAGGACGCGAAAACCCCAGATTCACGTGGGAGGGCCAAGTCCGAGCAGAAGCGTTCAGCGGACGGCGTGGGCAAAGCGAGCTCGTCCGGGAGAACGGCGGCGGTGGGACACTTTCCAAAGGAGGGCTTGGGCTTCATGTTGAGTCACGGCGGTGGGACGTCGTCCAAGTCAGACGGGCAGCAGCACCCCGAGAGGGTCCCTTGCCCGAGGCCCAAAGCGGCCGACGACCTTTGGGCCGCCGTGAGCATGCAGGGGCACCGGGCCTACTTTGCGCCGTTACTTTACGCTCAGGCCAAGAGCAACATTGCCGCAGCGGCCGCGGACAGGCCCGCCGAGTTTGAGGCGACCAGTCTACTGAAGAGCTACGGTCCTCACGAGTTGGCGGCCCTTTACCAGCACTGGGGCTTTGTGGACCCCAGGGTGGACCCGCGGG CCATGTTGCGGCTCAACGGACATTTTGTAAACGAGGTCCATTCCTCGTCAGATGCTTCCAAGCAA GTGAGCGGGCGCTCCACTTCTGCCTCGTAA
- the LOC133145001 gene encoding relaxin-3 receptor 1-like: protein MSDSDRMEFFRNFLNGCGASCNSSHLLPHNDSSYSGGLELAGDGSPWLRTLISGVYFAVATAGVVGNLLVLFLLYSTRTITTGTINFFVFNLALAHLLFSLALPFWAMDVALDYSWPFGVAMCKAVSLLTGLNVFASCFFLTAMSLMRYCYVAAALKPRASVCGERCTSPAVTVLIWAAALVAATPRAVFADLRRVGSGNDTACLLLFPDGTAWLGINQLLRVVLGFLLPYATIILSYLLLLRFLCRHKLKGGNCRRKADVSKSVAVVVLSFCACWFPYNVLTLWSVLIQLDVVDISPSFYGAQTYFFPLANCLAFTSSCFNPVIYCLVRKEYRAALHNVFFKLSLAVMSKMPYAVNADEGSQQEAQMAIPLSDVPSQTSQSDSRRYAPLSTLPTVVSTL from the coding sequence ATGTCCGACAGCGACAGGATGGAGTTTTTCCGAAACTTCCTGAACGGCTGCGGCGCGTCGTGCAACTCCTCGCACTTGCTGCCGCATAACGACAGCTCCTACAGCGGCGGGCTGGAGCTGGCCGGGGACGGCTCACCGTGGTTGCGGACCCTCATCTCGGGGGTCTACTTTGCggtggccacggccggggtggTGGGCAACCTGCTGGTGTTGTTCCTCCTCTACTCCACGCGCACCATCACCACGGGCACCATCAACTTTTTTGTCTTCAACCTGGCTCTGGCGCACCTCCTGTTCTCCCTGGCGTTGCCCTTCTGGGCAATGGACGTGGCGCTGGACTACAGCTGGCCCTTCGGCGTGGCCATGTGCAAAGCCGTGTCCCTGCTCACGGGCCTCAACGTGTTTGCCAGCtgtttcttcctcaccgccatgAGCTTGATGCGCTACTGCTACGTGGCCGCCGCGCTCAAGCCCAGGGCCTCGGTGTGCGGCGAGCGCTGCACCTCCCCGGCGGTCACGGTTCTCATCTGGGCGGCGGCCCTGGTGGCGGCCACGCCCCGGGCCGTGTTCGCCGACCTGCGTCGCGTGGGAAGCGGCAACGACACGGCGTGCCTTCTCCTCTTCCCGGACGGCACCGCCTGGTTGGGGATAAACCAGCtcctccgtgtggttcttgggTTCCTGCTCCCGTACGCCACCATCATCCTGTCGTACCTGCTCCTGCTGCGCTTCCTCTGCCGCCACAAGCTGAAGGGCGGCAACTGCCGGCGGAAGGCGGACGTCTCCAAGTCGGTGGCGGTGGTGGTGCTGTCCTTCTGCGCCTGCTGGTTCCCGTACAACGTCCTGACGCTGTGGAGCGTCCTGATCCAGCTAGATGTGGTGGACATCAGCCCCTCCTTCTACGGGGCGCAGACCTACTTCTTCCCGCTGGCTAACTGTTTGGCCTTCACCAGTAGCTGCTTCAACCCGGTCATCTACTGCCTGGTGCGCAAGGAGTACCGAGCGGCCCTGCACAACGTCTTCTTCAAGTTGAGCCTGGCCGTCATGTCCAAGATGCCTTACGCCGTCAACGCCGACGAGGGCTCGCAGCAAGAGGCCCAGATGGCCATCCCCTTGAGCGACGTGCCCAGTCAGACGAGCCAATCGGACTCCAGGCGATACGCGCCCCTCTCGACGCTCCCGACGGTGGTCTCCACTTTGTAA
- the LOC133144859 gene encoding ras/Rap GTPase-activating protein SynGAP-like, with protein sequence MDASSKSWLPHQGQFGLGGQVEVCCGGPGVLTPNQSRRASFASVRQSSMETPPNATPQSFRQPSFLNRRLKGSIKRAKSQPKLDRTSSFRQMILPRFRSADQERTRLMQSFKESHSHESLLSPSSAAEALDLVLDEDAVIKPVHSSILGQEYCFEVTTNSGTKCFACRSASERDKWIENLQRAVKPNKDNSRRVENVLKLWIIEARDLPTKKRYYCELCLDDMLYARTTSKPRTDTVFWGEHFEFNNLPTIRSLRLHLYKETDKKRRKEKSTYLGLVSIPISSITGRQFVEQWYPVIQSSVLAKSGGVGSGKVINASLRVKSRYQTMNILPMELYKEFAEYITNNYRTLCAVLEPLLSVKSKEEVAFALVHILQSTGKTKDFLSDMAMCEVNRFMEREHMIFRENTLATKAVEEYLKLIGHRYLKEGIGDFIRALYESEENCEVDPMRVPPSVLADHQANLRMCCELLLCKIINSLCIFPRELKEVFASWRAHCAERGREELADSLISSSLFLRFMCPAIMSPSLFNLTQEYPAERTSRTLTLIAKVIQNLASFNKFGPKEEYLYFMNEFLEMEWGSMQQFLYEISNTDAGGNAGGFEGYIDLGRELSMLHSLLWEVMGQLSKDAILKLGPLPRLLNDISVALRNPQLHAATNHQPERPKDRLFSRPTFNRLMSSDFQSLMMRDLNSSIDINRLPSPPTGVSAVESLSSNLNMRRQAERDLRSSREVFYVTRPPLARSSPAYCTSSSDITEPDPKVHSVNKSVSMMDLQDSRMNSISNLNSVGDMLTSSQASIAGLGHSFGNLGGPLRMGGHLPSGSAGSGLRLSQMGHIGGPTESISQQQQQAAAAMHYPLSFQNPLFHLAAQNSPAQPPPPLLLAPEPENGHHDYAPAFGNNAFSRSEDLSALRSQNSLVQPSIVHSHSYSDDFTRQNHNNDFVWHQLSLQVQESLQQQHMMGVTSQTATGTGTPGSLATPPTTVHPVRQSSIAPQLLKSQRSINTPATATPPKARPQSRNLLLDSNDGNFVQAKQRQTQPPPQQQQQPTQTQQQEAATDSPAPGLPFQTGAAKENQNPSSVAAAADDSTDTPTKSGKKSQQLQPPQQHLLKPLGNKQGSQSNLNERTVAWVSNMPHLSADIESLRPDREGQLKEYSKSMDESRLERVREYEEEIHSLKERLKMSHRKLEEYEQRLVSQEQQTSKILQQYQCRLEDSERRLKQQQVEKDSQIKGIINRLMAVEDELRGGAIPDIKPRILTDQGYGALPGS encoded by the exons ATGGACGCGTCGTCAAAGTCGTGGCTGCCGCATCAGGGTCAGTTTGGGTTGGGTGGTCAAGTGGAAGTGTGCTGTGGCGGACCTGGCGTTTTAACCCCAA ACCAATCCCGCAGGGCAAGTTTTGCCTCTGTGCGACAGTCAAGCATGGAAACGCCTCCCAACGCCACCCCGCAGTCCTTCAGACAACCG AGTTTCCTCAATCGAAGGCTGAAGGGCTCCATCAAGAGGGCCAAAAGTCAACCCAAACTGGACCGGACCAGCAGTTTCCGACAGATGATCCTGCCTCGGTTTCGAAGCGCCGATCAAGAGAG GACCCGCTTGATGCAGAGTTTCAAAGAATCCCACTCCCACGAGTCACTGCTTTCTCCCAGCAGCGCCGCCGAGGCCTTGGACTTGGTGTTGGACGAAGACGCCGTCATCAAACCGGTCCACTCCAGCATTTTAGGACAAGAGTATTGTTTTGAG GTGACCACTAATTCAGGGACCAAATGTTTTGCCTGCCGTTCCGCTTCGGAGAGAGACAAGTGGATCGAAAACCTGCAAAGAGCCGTCAAACCCAACAAG GATAACAGCAGGCGCGTGGAAAACGTGCTCAAGTTATGGATCATCGAAGCCCGAGACCTGCCCACCAAGAAGCGCTACTACTGTGAGCTGTGCCTGGACGACATGTTGTACGCCCGCACCACCAGCAAACCTCGCACGGACACCGTCTTCTGGGGCGAGCATTTTGAGTTCAACAACCTGCCCACCATTCGTAGCCTTCGCTTGCACCTCTACAAGGAAACGGACAAAAAGCGACGCAAG GAGAAAAGCACGTACCTCGGCCTGGTCAGCATCCCCATCTCCAGCATCACGGGCCGTCAGTTTGTGGAGCAGTGGTACCCCGTCATCCAGTCCAGCGTCTTAGCCAAGAGCGGCGGCGTCGGGAGCGGCAAAGTCATCAACGCCTCGCTCCGCGTCAAGTCGCGCTACCAGACCATGAACATCCTCCCCATGGAGCTGTACAAGGAGTTCGCCGAGTACATCACCAACAACTACCGAACACTGTGCGCTGTTCTGGAGCCGCTGTTGAGCGTCAAGAGCAAAGAGGAAGTGGCGTTTGCCTTGGTGCACATCCTCCAAAGCACCGGCAAAActaag GACTTCCTCTCCGACATGGCGATGTGCGAAGTGAATCGCTTCATGGAGCGCGAGCACATGATCTTCCGGGAGAACACGCTCGCCACCAAGGCGGTGGAGGAGTACCTCAAGCTGATTGGTCACCGATACCTGAAGGAAGGGATAG GTGACTTCATCCGAGCTTTATACGAATCAGAGgagaactgtgaggtggacccCATGCGAGTCCCACCGTCGGTCCTAGCGGACCACCAAGCTAACCTGCGCATGTGCTGCGAGCTCTTACTCTGCAAAATCATCAACTCCCTCTG CATTTTCCCCCGCGAGCTGAAGGAGGTGTTCGCCTCGTGGCGGGCCCACTGCGCCGAGCGCGGAAGGGAGGAGCTGGCCGACAGCCTCATCAGCTCTTCGCTTTTCCTCCGCTTCATGTGCCCGGCCATCATGTCTCCGTCGCTCTTCAACCTGACGCAGGAGTACCCGGCGGAGCGTACCTCGAGGACCCTCACGCTCATCGCCAAAGTCATACAGAACCTGGCCAGCTTCAACAA GTTCGGGCCCAAGGAAGAATACCTGTACTTCATGAACGAGTTCCTGGAGATGGAGTGGGGCTCCATGCAGCAGTTCCTCTACGAAATCTCCAACACGGACGCCGGAGGGAACGCCGGAGGCTTTGAGGGCTACATCGACCTCGGCAGGGAGCTGTCCATGCTGCACAGCCTGCTGTGGGAGGTCATGGGTCAACTCAGCAAG GACGCCATTCTCAAACTGGGTCCGCTGCCTCGGCTGTTGAATGACATCAGCGTGGCGTTGCGGAACCCCCAGCTGCACGCCGCCACCAACCACCAGCCCGAGCGGCCGAAAGACCGGCTCTTCTCTCGGCCCACTTTCAATCGTCTCATGTCCTCCGACTTTCAGAGCCTGATGATGCGCGACTTAAACAG TTCTATAGACATCAACCGCCTGCCGTCGCCCCCCACCGGCGTGTCGGCGGTCGAGTCGCTCTCGTCCAACCTCAACATGAGGCGCCAGGCCGAACGAGACCTGCGCTCGTCCCGGGAGGTGTTCTATGTCACCCGGCCGCCGCTGGCCCGCTCCAGCCCGGCGTACTGCACCAGCAGCTCGGACATCACGGAACCCGACCCCAAG GTTCACAGTGTGAATAAGAGCGTGTCCATGATGGACCTCCAAGATTCACGCATGAACAGCATCTCCAACCTGAACTCGGTGGGCGACATGCTCACCTCCTCCCAGGCCTCCATCGCCGGCCTGGGCCACAGCTTCGGCAACCTGGGCGGTCCCCTCCGAATGGGCGGCCACCTGCCCAGCGGCTCGGCGGGCTCCGGCCTGAGGCTGAGCCAGATGGGCCACATCGGAGGCCCCACCGAGTCCATctcccagcaacagcagcaggcgGCGGCAGCCATGCACTACCCGCTGTCCTTCCAGAACCCTCTCTTCCATCTGGCGGCGCAGAACTCCCCGGCCCAGCCCCCGCCGCCCCTCCTCTTGGCCCCGGAGCCGGAGAACGGCCACCACGACTACGCGCCGGCGTTTGGCAATAACGCCTTCTCCCGTAGCGAGGACTTGTCGGCGCTGCGCTCTCAGAACAGCCTGGTGCAGCCCAGCATCGTCCACTCGCACAGCTACAGCGATGATTTCACCCGGCAGAACCACAACAATGACTTTGTCTGGCATCAGCTCTCACTGCAGGTGCAG GAGTCgctccagcagcagcacatGATGGGCGTCACTTCTCAAACGGCCACCGGTACCGGCACGCCCGGGTCCTTGGCCACGCCGCCGACGACCGTCCACCCCGTGCGCCAGTCCTCCATCGCTCCCCAGCTCCTCAAGTCCCAGCGCTCCATCAACACCCCGGCCACAGCCACGCCACCCAAGGCCCGACCCCAGAGCAGAAATCTCTTACTGGACTCCAACGACGGCAACTTTGTCCAGGCCAAACAGCGGCAAACTCAGCCGCCGccgcaacaacagcagcaacccACGCAAACGCAGCAGCAGGAGGCCGCCACGGACAGTCCGGCGCCCGGGCTGCCGTTTCAGACGGGCGCCGCCAAAGAGAACCAGAACCCATCGTCCGTCGCGGCCGCCGCCGACGACTCGACGGACACGCCCACCAAAAGCGGCAAAAAGTCGCAACAGCTGCAGCCTCCTCAGCAACATTTACTCAAACCGCTCGGCAACAAGCAG GGTTCCCAGTCCAACCTGAACGAGCGCACGGTGGCCTGGGTGTCCAACATGCCGCATCTCTCCGCCGACATCGAGAGTCTGCGTCCCGACCGTGAGGGCCAGTTGAAGGAATACTCCAAGAGCATGGACGAATCGCGTCTGGAGCGG GTGAGGGAGTACGAGGAGGAGATCCACTCCTTGAAAGAGCGCCTCAAGATGTCCCATCGCAAGCTGGAGGAATACGAGCAGAGGCTGGTGTCGCAGGAGCAGCAGACTAGCAAGATCCTGCAGCAGTACCAGTGCCGCCTGGAGGACAGCGAGCGGCGTCTCAAGCAGCAGCAAGTGGAGAAGGATTcccaaatcaaaggcatcatCAACAG ACTCATGGCTGTGGAAGATGAGCTGAGAGGGGGTGCCATTCCTGATATTAAGCCTCGAATCCTCACAGACCAG GGGTACGGGGCACTCCCTGGATCCTGA